One window of Kosmotoga arenicorallina S304 genomic DNA carries:
- a CDS encoding mechanosensitive ion channel family protein, giving the protein MTGWISTLSKIGISLLLLLVAYYSSKLTFRVIQGFYSRKGTSLKAPNTLRLVLNIFFFLIAAMIILSVIFEDLIPVITGIGVGGLVVGIALQRPLENIISGIFLLVGRAVIEGDVVKIGEHSGVVETVNLNHTILKSFDGKRVLIPNISVWRGEIIHYWPGPIRRLEMIVGLPYEVEVSVALSVLQEVIDEEELIYKGEGISNFVVFNGFNTSSIDFKLYFWFERANYFDVQNNVAAGIYKKLKEKGITIPFPQLDIHVKELPGVGGIQ; this is encoded by the coding sequence ATGACCGGCTGGATTTCCACCTTATCCAAAATAGGAATCAGCCTTTTACTTCTCCTGGTGGCTTATTATTCTTCAAAGCTAACATTCAGAGTAATACAGGGTTTTTATTCAAGAAAAGGGACTTCTCTCAAAGCACCCAATACATTAAGGCTTGTGTTGAACATCTTTTTCTTTTTAATTGCAGCAATGATAATCCTGAGTGTGATCTTTGAAGATCTTATACCGGTCATCACCGGCATTGGAGTGGGAGGGCTTGTCGTTGGTATAGCCCTTCAAAGACCTCTCGAAAACATCATTTCCGGGATATTTCTGCTTGTCGGCAGAGCTGTTATTGAAGGGGATGTTGTCAAAATAGGGGAACACAGTGGGGTTGTTGAAACGGTTAATCTAAATCACACTATTCTGAAGAGTTTCGATGGAAAAAGAGTTCTCATTCCCAATATATCAGTGTGGAGGGGAGAGATTATACACTATTGGCCCGGACCTATCAGAAGATTAGAAATGATTGTTGGCCTTCCTTACGAAGTCGAAGTTTCCGTAGCCCTGAGTGTTTTACAGGAAGTCATAGATGAAGAGGAGCTTATCTATAAAGGCGAAGGCATTTCAAATTTCGTTGTTTTCAATGGTTTCAATACTTCAAGCATTGATTTCAAGCTCTATTTCTGGTTTGAAAGAGCCAACTATTTTGATGTTCAAAACAATGTTGCGGCTGGAATATATAAAAAGCTGAAAGAAAAGGGCATTACCATACCTTTTCCTCAGCTTGATATACACGTAAAAGAGCTGCCCGGAGTCGGAGGGATTCAGTGA
- a CDS encoding biotin--[acetyl-CoA-carboxylase] ligase, with protein MIIGEEIYSFTELPSTNRYAIENLSRLPSGTIVWALKQTAGYGRFNRPWHSDDGGLWFSIVFKPRLLKDTGYYTKLISVGIAELLCELDCDAMIKWPNDVYVKGKKIAGILTESVIEGERLLGVVTGVGLNVKNTIPPELSKIAISLKEVTSKDYDVSFILKRLLNKLENLRRKYLQVRMKKYFTRKWKKYLMHREGDKIRLSLPNGEKITGTIEKINSEYLLLKTDNKTIKIMAGEIL; from the coding sequence GTGATTATAGGAGAGGAAATTTACTCTTTTACCGAATTGCCTTCAACAAACAGATATGCCATTGAAAATCTCTCCAGATTACCCTCAGGAACCATTGTTTGGGCGCTTAAACAAACTGCGGGCTATGGAAGGTTTAACCGTCCATGGCATTCCGATGACGGGGGACTCTGGTTCAGCATTGTCTTCAAACCCCGCCTATTGAAAGATACTGGTTACTACACAAAATTGATCAGTGTTGGCATTGCTGAACTGCTTTGTGAGCTGGACTGTGATGCTATGATCAAATGGCCAAATGATGTCTACGTAAAGGGAAAGAAAATTGCTGGAATCCTCACTGAATCTGTAATTGAAGGGGAAAGGTTACTCGGTGTCGTAACAGGAGTGGGACTTAATGTCAAGAACACTATTCCGCCCGAATTATCAAAAATTGCTATTTCTTTAAAAGAGGTTACTTCAAAAGATTATGATGTGAGCTTTATTCTAAAAAGGCTTTTAAACAAGCTTGAGAACCTTCGTAGAAAATACCTTCAGGTGAGAATGAAGAAATATTTCACAAGAAAATGGAAAAAATACCTGATGCACAGGGAAGGAGATAAAATAAGGTTGAGCTTGCCGAATGGTGAAAAAATAACCGGAACCATAGAAAAAATAAACTCCGAATACCTCTTGCTGAAAACAGACAATAAGACGATAAAGATAATGGCGGGGGAAATTCTTTAA
- a CDS encoding RNA-binding S4 domain-containing protein: protein MRLDKFLKINRIIKRRTLAKDAIDKGFVLKNGKKAKPSSEVNYGDEIQINFANRTIVIKVIENMEVEVIREEKSDN, encoded by the coding sequence TTGAGGCTTGATAAATTTCTAAAGATAAACAGGATAATCAAACGTAGAACACTTGCAAAAGATGCTATTGACAAAGGCTTTGTGCTGAAAAATGGAAAGAAGGCGAAACCCTCCAGCGAAGTGAACTATGGGGATGAAATTCAAATAAACTTTGCAAATAGGACCATTGTGATCAAAGTGATAGAAAACATGGAAGTAGAAGTTATTAGAGAAGAAAAAAGCGATAATTGA
- the gcvPB gene encoding aminomethyl-transferring glycine dehydrogenase subunit GcvPB gives MTIFEKSVSGRKGYSLPDEPLHDSSPLSNVPEHLLRKRDPELPESSEVDVVRHYTELSRKNYSVDCGFYPLGSCTMKYNPRLNEEVASLEGFLHLHPHQPIESIQGAMEVMYELQKMLSEITGMDAFTLQPAAGAHGELTGMLIVKKYFEVKGEQQRRKVIVPDSAHGTNPASAKMAGFEVVEIASNSSGLVDLDNLKEVLDDSVAAIMLTNPNTLGLFEKDILEISKIAHKNGTLLYYDGANLNAIMGRVRPGDMGFDIVHLNLHKTFSTPHGMGGPGSGPVGVSAKLKEFLPVPIVALNDDGYYFDYNLPKSIGKVRSFYGNFGVLLKAYAYIRMLGKDGLKFASEMAVLNANYLRVKLSKLIKASHPGICKHEFVLDGSILVKEFGVKTLDLAKRLLDYGVHPPTIYFPLIVHEAMMIEPTETESKDNLDRFVEVIGKILEEARDNPETLKNAPYTTPVRRLDETMASRKPVMRWKKEK, from the coding sequence ATGACGATATTTGAAAAATCTGTATCTGGAAGAAAGGGGTATTCATTACCTGACGAACCTCTTCATGATAGCTCTCCTCTTTCAAATGTTCCGGAGCATCTTTTGAGGAAAAGAGATCCGGAGCTCCCTGAAAGTAGCGAAGTAGATGTTGTGCGCCACTATACGGAATTGTCCAGAAAAAATTATTCTGTAGACTGTGGTTTTTATCCACTGGGTTCCTGTACGATGAAATACAATCCAAGGTTAAATGAAGAAGTCGCCTCTCTTGAGGGATTTTTACATCTTCATCCCCATCAACCCATTGAGAGCATACAGGGAGCTATGGAGGTTATGTACGAGCTTCAAAAAATGCTCTCTGAAATAACAGGTATGGACGCTTTTACGCTTCAGCCAGCTGCCGGAGCACACGGAGAACTTACCGGCATGCTTATCGTGAAAAAATACTTTGAAGTGAAGGGAGAACAGCAGCGAAGGAAAGTCATCGTCCCGGACTCTGCCCACGGCACAAACCCTGCATCGGCAAAAATGGCGGGTTTTGAAGTAGTAGAAATCGCCTCTAATTCTTCCGGTTTGGTTGACCTTGATAATCTCAAAGAGGTTCTTGATGATAGTGTAGCAGCTATAATGCTGACTAATCCCAATACTTTGGGTCTTTTTGAGAAAGATATCCTCGAAATTTCGAAGATTGCTCACAAAAATGGAACCCTTCTTTATTATGACGGTGCAAACCTAAACGCTATCATGGGTCGTGTCAGGCCGGGAGATATGGGCTTTGACATTGTTCATCTTAACCTTCACAAAACCTTTTCAACCCCTCATGGAATGGGAGGCCCGGGTAGCGGTCCGGTTGGTGTCAGTGCAAAATTGAAAGAATTTCTTCCTGTCCCGATTGTTGCACTGAATGATGATGGTTATTATTTCGACTATAATTTGCCAAAGAGTATTGGAAAGGTGAGGAGCTTCTATGGTAATTTTGGGGTTCTTCTCAAAGCTTATGCTTACATCAGGATGCTGGGTAAAGATGGTTTGAAATTCGCCAGTGAGATGGCTGTATTGAATGCCAATTATTTGAGGGTCAAGCTATCTAAACTCATAAAAGCTTCTCATCCCGGAATTTGTAAACATGAATTCGTACTTGACGGAAGTATACTCGTCAAGGAATTTGGCGTAAAGACTCTGGATCTGGCAAAACGTCTTCTGGATTATGGAGTACATCCTCCAACGATTTACTTTCCTCTTATTGTACACGAAGCAATGATGATTGAACCAACCGAAACCGAAAGCAAAGATAACCTTGACAGATTTGTTGAAGTCATCGGAAAGATTCTTGAAGAAGCCAGAGATAACCCTGAAACCCTTAAGAACGCGCCATATACTACGCCTGTAAGGCGCCTTGATGAAACCATGGCTTCCAGAAAACCTGTAATGCGCTGGAAAAAAGAAAAATGA
- the gcvPA gene encoding aminomethyl-transferring glycine dehydrogenase subunit GcvPA: MSRYSYIPHTETEISEMLETIGVKSIEALFEDVPKVFDFKLDLPESSDEFSVARELKALSKKNLSLNEMAIFRGAGVYYHYIPSAIRYLSSRGEFLTAYTPYQPEVSQGTLQALFEFQTMIAELTGLEVANSSMYDGATAVAEAALMAVRTNGRNRVLISQTIHPEYRHVTNTYCHAQSIEIEELPYSKDTGQIDLEKLKSTLDDDVSAVIVGYPNYFGIIEDLKKIKALLDEKIMFIVVANPIALSVLEAPGSFGADIVVGEGQPLGNPSSLGGPGFGFFATREKFVRKMPGRIIGETKDVDGKTGYVMVLQTREQHIRRGKATSNICSNHAHNAVIAAMYMSLLGKEGLREVAIRSFDKAHYLFHQISKIEGMEPLFSGPFFHEFPVRLKGTSASKLNADLLKHKILGPMELEKDFPELGNSVLFCTTEAVRNEDLEFLLGRLEEIL; this comes from the coding sequence ATGAGCCGCTATTCTTACATACCACATACAGAAACCGAGATATCAGAAATGCTCGAAACCATTGGGGTAAAAAGCATTGAAGCCCTTTTTGAAGATGTACCGAAGGTTTTCGATTTTAAACTGGATCTGCCAGAGAGCTCTGATGAATTCAGTGTGGCGCGAGAATTAAAGGCTCTGTCTAAAAAAAATCTTAGCTTAAACGAAATGGCAATTTTCCGGGGTGCCGGAGTTTATTATCACTATATTCCTTCCGCTATCAGGTATTTATCTTCAAGAGGGGAATTTCTCACCGCTTATACTCCTTACCAGCCCGAAGTATCGCAGGGCACTTTACAGGCACTGTTTGAATTTCAAACAATGATAGCCGAACTGACCGGGCTCGAAGTAGCGAACTCTTCTATGTATGATGGTGCTACTGCTGTCGCCGAAGCCGCATTGATGGCTGTGCGGACTAATGGCAGGAATAGGGTTCTGATTTCACAGACAATCCACCCGGAATATCGGCATGTAACCAATACTTATTGCCATGCCCAGAGTATTGAAATTGAAGAACTCCCTTATTCAAAGGACACAGGCCAGATTGATCTGGAAAAATTGAAAAGCACCCTTGATGATGATGTTTCTGCGGTTATTGTTGGTTATCCCAATTACTTTGGCATCATTGAGGATTTAAAGAAAATAAAAGCACTTCTTGATGAGAAGATCATGTTTATAGTAGTTGCTAACCCCATTGCGCTCTCTGTGCTTGAAGCTCCGGGGAGTTTTGGCGCGGATATAGTTGTGGGGGAAGGACAACCATTAGGCAATCCATCCAGTTTAGGCGGACCGGGATTTGGTTTTTTTGCAACAAGGGAAAAGTTTGTCAGAAAAATGCCCGGAAGAATTATCGGAGAAACAAAGGATGTTGATGGAAAAACTGGCTATGTCATGGTTCTTCAGACAAGAGAGCAGCATATAAGGAGGGGGAAAGCAACTTCTAATATCTGCTCTAACCATGCCCATAATGCTGTTATCGCTGCTATGTATATGAGCCTTTTGGGAAAAGAAGGCCTTAGAGAAGTTGCGATAAGGTCCTTTGATAAAGCTCATTATCTCTTCCATCAAATTTCAAAAATCGAGGGAATGGAACCCCTGTTTTCCGGACCTTTTTTCCATGAATTTCCCGTTAGATTAAAAGGCACATCTGCTAGCAAGCTCAACGCTGATTTGTTGAAACACAAAATACTCGGTCCGATGGAGCTTGAAAAGGATTTTCCGGAACTTGGCAATTCTGTTCTGTTTTGCACAACAGAAGCAGTTAGAAATGAAGACCTCGAATTTCTTCTTGGCCGTCTGGAGGAGATATTATGA
- the gcvH gene encoding glycine cleavage system protein GcvH: MKKYAKTHEWVHVEGNVATVGISNYAQEHLGDIVYVELPEVGKEVTKGDTICSVESVKAASDVYSPLSGKVVEVNEELDSAPETINSDAEKSGWIFKLELSDPAELDGLMDEEEYKKYCEEEEA; this comes from the coding sequence ATGAAAAAATACGCAAAAACTCATGAATGGGTTCATGTTGAGGGAAATGTCGCAACGGTAGGAATATCCAATTACGCCCAGGAACACCTTGGAGACATTGTTTATGTTGAACTTCCTGAAGTTGGTAAGGAAGTCACCAAAGGCGATACAATTTGCTCTGTTGAGTCTGTAAAGGCTGCAAGTGATGTATATTCACCGCTTTCGGGAAAAGTCGTCGAAGTCAACGAGGAATTGGATAGCGCTCCTGAAACTATAAACAGCGATGCTGAAAAAAGTGGTTGGATCTTCAAACTGGAACTCAGCGATCCTGCTGAATTAGACGGTTTAATGGATGAGGAGGAGTATAAGAAGTATTGCGAAGAAGAGGAGGCCTAA
- the gcvT gene encoding glycine cleavage system aminomethyltransferase GcvT, giving the protein MGDLKKTPLYHEHLRLGARMVEFGGWEMPVQYESIIEEHKAVRTVAGLFDVSHMGEISIKGNDAVAFADYLVTNSVSTLKNGEICYTPMCNEKGGVVDDLLVYRISNSEVMLVVNASNIDKDYNWVLERAKDRDFSITLSNISNQTAQLAFQGPKAEEILKEISQVMLDEISFYHFTRGKVNGIDCIVSRTGYTGEDGFELYVSTEAAVPLWRKILEVGASYGVKPAGLGARDLLRFEACYMLYGNELTDEITPLEAGLKWAVKFEKEFYGRQALLEQREKGLEKRLRGLELLDKGIARHGYEIYADDKNIGWVSSGMLSPSTGKRLALAYVKKSYWKAGTEVFVKIRNKLVKAQVVKTPFYRGSVKSKA; this is encoded by the coding sequence ATGGGAGACCTAAAAAAGACACCCCTTTACCATGAACATCTTCGACTTGGCGCACGAATGGTAGAGTTTGGTGGCTGGGAAATGCCTGTCCAGTATGAATCCATAATTGAGGAACACAAAGCAGTAAGAACTGTAGCAGGGCTTTTTGATGTATCTCACATGGGAGAAATCTCTATCAAAGGTAATGATGCAGTAGCTTTTGCCGATTATCTGGTAACAAATTCCGTATCCACTCTAAAAAACGGCGAGATCTGTTACACGCCTATGTGTAACGAAAAAGGTGGCGTGGTTGACGACTTGCTGGTTTACAGGATTAGCAATAGTGAAGTGATGCTCGTTGTAAACGCTTCAAATATCGATAAGGATTACAACTGGGTTCTTGAAAGGGCAAAAGACAGAGACTTTTCTATTACATTGAGCAACATATCTAACCAGACAGCCCAGCTTGCTTTTCAGGGTCCTAAGGCTGAAGAAATCCTCAAGGAAATTTCACAGGTAATGCTTGATGAAATTTCCTTCTACCATTTCACACGGGGAAAAGTAAACGGGATTGATTGCATTGTTTCAAGAACGGGATACACGGGCGAAGATGGCTTCGAACTATATGTTAGCACAGAAGCTGCGGTTCCGCTGTGGCGAAAAATTCTTGAAGTCGGTGCTTCCTATGGCGTTAAGCCAGCGGGCCTTGGTGCAAGGGATCTTCTGAGATTTGAAGCGTGTTATATGCTGTATGGGAATGAGCTCACAGATGAAATAACCCCCCTTGAAGCCGGGCTTAAATGGGCGGTAAAATTCGAAAAGGAATTTTATGGGCGCCAGGCTCTGTTAGAACAGCGCGAAAAAGGTCTCGAAAAGAGGCTCAGAGGTTTGGAATTGTTAGATAAAGGAATAGCCAGGCATGGCTATGAAATTTACGCTGATGATAAAAATATCGGTTGGGTAAGCAGCGGCATGCTTTCTCCTTCAACAGGGAAAAGACTTGCACTGGCTTATGTAAAAAAGAGTTATTGGAAAGCAGGTACAGAAGTATTTGTAAAGATCAGGAACAAACTTGTCAAAGCGCAGGTTGTAAAAACACCTTTTTACAGAGGTTCAGTTAAATCAAAGGCCTGA
- a CDS encoding putative signal transducing protein, giving the protein MKKLKEAIQRHEAELIKGILENEGIEVEIKPSHIAYTDTIYFGEGSLSDILVPDEMFEKAKKILEEYSGKE; this is encoded by the coding sequence ATGAAAAAGCTTAAAGAAGCTATTCAGCGCCATGAAGCAGAGCTGATTAAAGGAATTCTTGAAAACGAAGGCATTGAAGTAGAAATAAAGCCGTCACACATCGCTTACACTGACACTATTTACTTTGGGGAAGGATCACTTTCAGATATCCTTGTGCCTGACGAAATGTTTGAAAAAGCAAAAAAAATACTTGAAGAATACAGCGGAAAGGAGTAA
- the pfkA gene encoding 6-phosphofructokinase: MVKKIAVLTSGGDAPGMNAAIRSTVRTAVTEGYEVVGIKRGYSGLLDEDIFDMDYSSVGGIMEKGGTILQTSRCEEFRTEQGRKKASEILKKHGIDALVVVGGEGSLTGAMLLMEETGIPSVGIPGTIDNDIAHTDMCIGVDTCLNTCVENIQKLKDTASSHERAFVVEVMGRSSGYVALNAGIATGAEAIIIPERPVDYKAIAEKIWNERNRGKINCIIVVAEGAASAYTVARHMEHRIGYETRITILGHIQRGGTPTAFDRILASRMGYEAIQAIKDGEFGVMLALQSGKMARVPYSKVLSEKKGLDETLIKMAAILS, translated from the coding sequence ATGGTAAAAAAAATAGCAGTGCTTACAAGTGGCGGGGACGCACCTGGAATGAATGCCGCTATTCGCTCAACTGTAAGAACAGCGGTAACCGAAGGGTATGAAGTGGTTGGCATAAAGCGGGGGTATTCAGGTCTTTTAGATGAGGATATCTTTGACATGGATTATTCTTCAGTTGGCGGGATTATGGAAAAGGGTGGCACTATTTTACAAACATCCCGTTGCGAAGAGTTCAGAACTGAGCAAGGGCGCAAGAAAGCTTCTGAAATACTCAAAAAGCACGGGATAGATGCTCTTGTTGTCGTAGGTGGAGAAGGAAGCCTTACAGGGGCAATGCTATTGATGGAGGAAACCGGTATTCCTTCCGTAGGCATTCCCGGGACAATAGACAACGACATAGCCCATACTGATATGTGTATAGGCGTTGATACCTGTTTGAATACCTGCGTAGAAAACATCCAAAAATTGAAAGACACCGCTTCATCTCATGAAAGAGCTTTCGTTGTAGAAGTTATGGGAAGAAGCTCTGGTTATGTGGCTCTGAATGCTGGTATTGCAACTGGAGCAGAGGCAATAATAATACCGGAAAGACCTGTCGATTACAAAGCAATAGCCGAAAAAATTTGGAATGAAAGAAATCGAGGAAAGATCAACTGTATTATAGTGGTAGCAGAAGGCGCGGCGAGCGCATATACAGTTGCAAGGCATATGGAACACAGAATAGGTTACGAAACAAGAATAACCATTCTTGGACATATCCAGAGGGGCGGTACTCCCACAGCTTTTGATAGAATTCTTGCTTCCCGGATGGGATATGAAGCCATTCAAGCGATAAAAGACGGCGAATTTGGCGTAATGCTCGCTCTCCAATCAGGAAAAATGGCAAGGGTTCCTTATTCAAAGGTTTTATCTGAGAAAAAAGGGCTTGACGAAACTCTCATAAAAATGGCAGCAATCCTCTCCTGA
- the pyk gene encoding pyruvate kinase, translating to MRKTKIVCTIGPATESPEMIKKLILAGMNVARLNTSHDTPDHHRERIRTIKRIRDELGIPVAILLDLSGPKLRTGTFNNDNVSLHKGQKFSLTTENIIGDSNGVSVNYPLLPREVNPGDIILLNDGKVKLKVLDTSEKSITTEVLNDAEITHHRGINVPGIDLSINAVTKKDEVYIKLGVEEGVDYFALSFVRKPEDVKKAREIINSHGSNIPVVSKIETSQALSKITEISEVSDGLMVARGDLGVEIPVEEVPIAQKKIIKAGNRHRIPVITATQMLESMIENPTPTRAEATDISNAILDGTDAIMLSAETSIGNYPIEAVCVMNKTAISTERYLQENPHILHWTRRDADADDHTDAICRAAWDISESLKVKLIVSSTYSGHTAINVSGFRPRSTILAVTPNRRTYYQLSLVWGVLPLYQKIGSSIDEMVEIAGKKAREMELIKGGDHFIITAGVPLGVAHSTNMLKLEKA from the coding sequence GTGAGAAAAACCAAAATTGTCTGTACTATTGGTCCAGCTACTGAATCACCCGAAATGATTAAAAAGCTCATACTCGCGGGTATGAATGTCGCACGCCTTAATACTTCCCATGATACCCCTGATCACCACAGAGAAAGAATCCGCACCATAAAAAGAATAAGAGATGAACTCGGTATCCCTGTTGCGATATTGCTTGACCTTTCAGGACCAAAGCTTAGAACGGGCACTTTCAACAATGATAACGTATCTTTGCATAAGGGGCAAAAATTCTCTTTAACAACAGAGAACATCATTGGCGACAGCAATGGTGTTAGTGTGAACTATCCGTTATTACCCCGGGAAGTAAATCCCGGGGACATTATCCTGCTCAATGATGGAAAAGTGAAGCTGAAAGTTCTTGATACTTCGGAAAAATCCATCACAACAGAGGTTTTGAATGATGCCGAGATTACGCATCATCGCGGAATAAACGTACCGGGAATAGACCTTAGCATAAACGCTGTAACAAAGAAAGATGAAGTCTATATAAAACTCGGGGTTGAAGAAGGCGTTGATTATTTTGCGCTTTCCTTTGTGAGAAAACCCGAAGACGTTAAAAAAGCCCGGGAAATCATAAATAGTCACGGGTCAAATATACCTGTTGTTTCAAAAATCGAAACCTCTCAGGCGTTATCGAAAATAACTGAAATTTCCGAAGTTAGCGATGGTCTTATGGTTGCCAGAGGAGATCTTGGTGTTGAAATTCCAGTCGAAGAAGTTCCAATAGCCCAAAAAAAGATTATAAAGGCAGGTAACAGGCACAGGATACCTGTTATTACCGCTACACAGATGCTTGAATCAATGATCGAAAACCCGACTCCCACGCGGGCAGAAGCGACCGACATTTCAAATGCCATTCTCGATGGTACAGACGCTATTATGCTTTCTGCTGAAACTTCTATTGGCAACTATCCCATTGAAGCTGTGTGTGTGATGAATAAAACCGCAATATCTACTGAAAGATACCTTCAGGAAAATCCTCATATCCTCCATTGGACTCGCCGTGACGCGGATGCCGATGATCACACCGATGCCATTTGCAGGGCTGCATGGGACATAAGTGAAAGTTTAAAAGTTAAATTGATTGTTTCATCAACTTATTCAGGGCACACTGCCATAAACGTTTCAGGGTTCAGACCCAGATCGACCATTCTCGCGGTTACTCCTAACAGAAGAACTTACTACCAACTGTCTCTTGTATGGGGCGTATTGCCGCTTTATCAGAAGATAGGCTCATCTATCGATGAAATGGTGGAGATTGCCGGGAAAAAAGCACGGGAAATGGAATTAATCAAAGGTGGAGATCATTTCATAATCACCGCTGGTGTTCCACTGGGAGTAGCGCATTCTACAAATATGCTCAAGCTGGAAAAAGCGTAA
- the groES gene encoding co-chaperone GroES, whose amino-acid sequence MKVIPLGSRLLIKPIKEERKTEGGIVLPDTAKEKPMKAEVIEVGKDVEDLDIKAGDKVIFSKYAGTEIKIDDEDYIVIDQDDILAKIED is encoded by the coding sequence ATGAAAGTTATCCCGTTAGGTTCAAGGCTTCTTATCAAGCCAATCAAAGAGGAAAGAAAAACTGAGGGTGGTATTGTTCTTCCTGACACCGCAAAAGAAAAACCCATGAAAGCAGAAGTTATCGAGGTAGGTAAGGATGTCGAAGATCTTGACATTAAAGCCGGTGATAAGGTTATATTCTCCAAATATGCTGGAACGGAAATAAAGATCGACGATGAGGATTACATCGTCATTGATCAGGACGATATTTTGGCTAAAATCGAGGACTGA